One Paraburkholderia sp. IMGN_8 DNA window includes the following coding sequences:
- the rpmI gene encoding 50S ribosomal protein L35, translated as MPKMKTKKSAAKRFVVRPGGTVKRGQAFKRHILTKKTTKNKRHLRGSTAVHDADMNSVRAMLPFA; from the coding sequence ATGCCGAAGATGAAGACCAAGAAGAGTGCTGCAAAGCGCTTCGTGGTGCGTCCGGGCGGTACCGTTAAGCGCGGTCAAGCCTTCAAGCGCCACATTCTTACCAAGAAAACCACCAAGAACAAACGCCATTTGCGCGGTTCGACGGCAGTTCATGATGCAGATATGAACTCCGTGCGCGCAATGCTGCCGTTCGCTTAA
- the rplT gene encoding 50S ribosomal protein L20, with amino-acid sequence MPRVKRGVTARARHKKIIKLAKGYRGRRNNVYRIAKQAVMRAGQYAYRDRRNKKRVFRALWITRINAAVRQHDMTYSVFINGLKKASIELDRKVLADMAVFDKAAFAAIVQQVKAAVAA; translated from the coding sequence ATGCCTCGAGTAAAACGTGGGGTTACCGCACGGGCCCGTCACAAGAAGATCATCAAGCTGGCCAAGGGTTACCGCGGCCGTCGCAATAACGTCTATCGCATCGCCAAGCAGGCGGTCATGCGCGCAGGTCAATACGCCTACCGCGATCGCCGCAACAAGAAGCGTGTGTTCCGTGCATTGTGGATCACGCGTATCAACGCGGCGGTGCGTCAGCACGACATGACGTACAGCGTGTTCATCAACGGCCTGAAGAAGGCCTCGATCGAACTCGACCGCAAGGTGCTGGCCGACATGGCTGTGTTCGACAAGGCTGCTTTTGCTGCGATCGTTCAGCAGGTGAAAGCCGCCGTTGCAGCCTGA
- the infC gene encoding translation initiation factor IF-3, protein MATDKSAHRINGEITAPEVRLVGVENEPLGIVKLADAFRMSEQQDVDLVEIAPQAVPPVCRLMDYGKFKYSEAKKQHEAKLKQKVVQVKEVKFRPGTDDGDYNVKLRNLIRFLEDGDKTKITLRFRGREMAHQEIGMRMLERLRTDLDEVGQVEQMPKMEGRQMIMVLAPKKKK, encoded by the coding sequence ATCGCTACTGATAAGTCTGCGCACCGCATCAACGGTGAAATTACGGCACCCGAGGTGCGTCTGGTCGGAGTCGAGAACGAACCGCTCGGCATCGTGAAACTCGCTGATGCGTTCCGCATGTCGGAACAGCAAGACGTGGACCTGGTCGAAATCGCTCCGCAAGCGGTTCCGCCGGTTTGCCGCTTGATGGACTACGGCAAGTTCAAGTACTCGGAAGCGAAGAAGCAACACGAGGCCAAGCTCAAGCAGAAGGTCGTCCAGGTCAAGGAAGTCAAATTCCGCCCGGGTACCGATGACGGTGACTACAACGTCAAGCTGCGCAACCTTATTCGCTTCCTCGAAGACGGCGACAAGACGAAAATCACGTTGCGTTTCCGTGGCCGCGAAATGGCCCACCAGGAAATCGGTATGCGCATGCTCGAGCGCCTGCGCACGGACCTCGACGAAGTCGGTCAGGTCGAGCAAATGCCGAAAATGGAAGGGCGCCAGATGATCATGGTGCTCGCTCCGAAGAAAAAGAAGTAA
- a CDS encoding bifunctional (p)ppGpp synthetase/guanosine-3',5'-bis(diphosphate) 3'-pyrophosphohydrolase: protein MTTETTVPHTPTPLPSFDEAMAFVREHAGEVRLSSGELLAEHAAGTASIMRTLNVDPPAVLAAALFALTPHLQDPERVIADNFGEEVAQLVGDVRKLLRLGTVSLRAAQNAIPEAGRDAQAARRAQVEALRKMLLAFAQDIRVVLIRLASRLQSLRYYAAAKVTPSPDVARETLDIYAPLANRLGIWQLKWELEDLAFRFEEPVTYKRIARLLDEKRIERESYVEQAIARLQQELAAAHIRAEVSGRPKHIYSIWRKMRGKELDFAELHDVRAFRVIVPDIKDCYTVLGIVHNLWQPVPKEFDDYISRPKPNGYKSLHTVVIGDDGRAFEVQIRTQEMHQFAEYGVAAHWRYKEAGTRGYGGQFSADEKYDEKIAWLRQLLAWKDEVSEGEHGEKRAAQPWEQLRQATLDDDHIYVLTPQARVIPLPHGATPVDFAYHLHSELGHRCRGARVDGAMVPLNTPLQNGQTVEIVTVKEGGPSRDWLNPQLGYLQSSRGRQKVRAWFNAVEVQEHIASGRAMVEKTLQREGKTSVNLDQLAAKLGFKTTDDLFSVVGKEEFSLRLVEQALHDAPPPEPVVEAPEQFEKRSSGASVARGASTGVLVVGVDALLTQLARCCRPAPPDEISGFVTRGKGMSIHRSDCPTFLRMAERAPERVLQTAWSADVMSGRGQSVYPVDLTIDATDRQGLLRDISEVFAREKMNVIGVKTQTRRNAAFMQFTVEVSSAAQIQRACTLLGEVTGVVRASRKG from the coding sequence ATGACTACCGAAACAACTGTTCCACACACGCCAACGCCTCTTCCTTCCTTCGACGAAGCGATGGCGTTCGTGCGCGAACACGCGGGCGAGGTGCGGCTGTCGTCGGGCGAGTTGCTGGCGGAGCATGCGGCGGGTACGGCGTCGATCATGCGTACACTCAACGTCGATCCGCCGGCGGTGCTGGCGGCGGCGCTGTTTGCGCTGACGCCGCATCTGCAGGACCCGGAGCGCGTGATCGCCGACAACTTCGGCGAAGAGGTCGCGCAACTGGTCGGCGACGTGCGCAAGCTGTTGCGCTTGGGCACAGTGAGCTTGCGCGCCGCGCAGAATGCGATTCCCGAAGCCGGGCGTGACGCACAAGCGGCGCGCCGCGCGCAGGTCGAGGCGCTGCGCAAGATGCTGCTCGCATTCGCGCAAGACATTCGAGTGGTGTTGATCCGGCTCGCGTCGCGACTGCAATCGCTGCGCTATTACGCGGCGGCGAAAGTGACGCCGTCGCCCGACGTCGCGCGCGAGACGCTCGATATTTACGCGCCGCTCGCCAATCGTCTGGGCATCTGGCAACTGAAGTGGGAACTTGAAGACCTCGCGTTCCGTTTCGAAGAGCCCGTCACCTACAAGCGCATCGCCAGGCTGCTCGATGAAAAGCGCATCGAGCGCGAGAGCTATGTCGAGCAGGCGATCGCGCGCTTGCAGCAGGAACTGGCTGCAGCGCACATTCGCGCTGAAGTCAGTGGCCGGCCGAAACACATCTACAGCATCTGGCGAAAGATGCGCGGCAAGGAGCTGGACTTCGCCGAACTGCACGACGTGCGTGCGTTTCGCGTGATCGTGCCGGATATCAAGGATTGCTACACCGTGCTCGGCATCGTGCACAACCTGTGGCAACCGGTGCCGAAAGAGTTCGACGACTACATCTCGCGGCCCAAGCCGAATGGCTATAAATCTCTGCACACGGTCGTCATCGGCGACGACGGCCGCGCATTCGAAGTGCAGATCCGCACGCAGGAAATGCATCAGTTCGCTGAGTACGGCGTGGCAGCGCACTGGCGCTATAAGGAAGCGGGCACGCGTGGTTACGGCGGCCAGTTCAGCGCCGACGAGAAGTACGACGAGAAGATTGCGTGGCTGCGTCAGCTGCTCGCGTGGAAAGACGAAGTATCCGAAGGCGAGCACGGCGAGAAGCGCGCCGCACAGCCGTGGGAACAACTGCGCCAGGCTACGCTGGACGACGACCACATTTACGTGCTCACACCGCAAGCGCGGGTGATCCCGTTGCCGCACGGCGCCACGCCGGTGGACTTCGCGTATCACCTGCATAGCGAGCTCGGGCATCGCTGCCGTGGCGCGCGCGTCGACGGCGCGATGGTGCCGCTCAACACGCCATTGCAAAACGGCCAGACGGTCGAGATCGTCACGGTGAAAGAGGGCGGTCCTTCGCGCGACTGGCTCAACCCGCAGCTGGGGTATCTGCAGAGTTCGCGGGGACGGCAGAAAGTGCGCGCGTGGTTCAATGCCGTCGAGGTACAGGAGCACATCGCGAGCGGCCGGGCGATGGTCGAAAAGACCTTGCAGCGCGAGGGCAAGACTTCGGTCAATCTCGATCAGCTTGCTGCGAAACTGGGCTTCAAGACCACCGACGATCTGTTTTCCGTGGTCGGCAAGGAAGAGTTCAGTCTGCGGCTGGTCGAGCAGGCGCTGCACGACGCGCCGCCGCCCGAGCCTGTGGTCGAAGCGCCGGAGCAGTTCGAGAAACGGAGCAGCGGCGCGAGCGTTGCGCGCGGTGCGTCGACCGGCGTGCTGGTGGTCGGCGTCGACGCATTGCTCACCCAATTGGCGCGCTGCTGCCGGCCCGCACCGCCCGATGAGATCAGCGGCTTTGTCACGCGCGGCAAAGGCATGTCGATTCATCGCAGCGATTGCCCGACTTTCCTGCGCATGGCTGAACGTGCGCCCGAGCGCGTGCTGCAAACCGCGTGGTCCGCGGATGTGATGAGCGGCCGCGGCCAGTCCGTCTATCCGGTCGACCTCACGATCGACGCAACGGATCGGCAAGGCCTGCTGCGCGATATCTCCGAAGTGTTCGCGCGCGAAAAGATGAATGTGATCGGCGTGAAGACGCAGACACGTCGCAATGCCGCGTTCATGCAGTTCACTGTCGAGGTGTCGAGTGCCGCGCAGATTCAGCGCGCGTGTACGCTGCTCGGCGAAGTGACGGGTGTGGTGCGCGCTTCGCGCAAGGGGTGA
- the thrS gene encoding threonine--tRNA ligase: MVSIRLPDGSVRQYEHPVTVAEVAASIGPGLAKAALGGKIDGELVDTSTLIDRDVALAIVTEKDLDGLDIIRHSAAHLLAYAVKDLYPEAQVTIGPVIDNGFYYDFAYSRPFTPEDLEKIEKRMQELAKKDEPVSRRVVTRGEAVDYFKSIGEKYKAEIIESIPVTDEIRLYSHGGFTDLCRGPHVPSTGKLKVFKLMKVAGAYWRGDSKNEQLQRIYGTAWTKKEDQEAYLHMLEEAEKRDHRKLGKQLDLFHMQDESPGMVFWHPRGWTLWQQVEQYMRRRVNGAGYLEIKTPMIMDRSLWEASGHWQNYRENMFTTESEKRDYAIKPMNCPGHVQVFNHGLRSYRDLPLRYAEFGSCHRNESSGALHGLMRVRGFVQDDAHIFCTEDQFISESIAFNTLAMSVYKDFGFDHIDIKLSLRPDARAGTDETWDRAEQGLREALTACGVTWEELQGEGAFYGPKVEYHIKDALGRSWQCGTLQLDMVLPERLGAEYVAEDNSRRRPIMLHRAIVGSMERFLGILIEHHAGAMPSWLAPMQVVVMNIAESQAEYAQSLAQSLQKQGVRVEADLRNEKISYKIREHTLEKVPYLLVVGDKERDAQTVAVRARGGVDLGVMPLDAFIERLRQDVQSFN; encoded by the coding sequence ATGGTTTCGATACGTCTGCCTGACGGTTCTGTTCGACAGTACGAGCATCCGGTGACCGTCGCCGAAGTGGCCGCGTCGATCGGCCCCGGTCTCGCGAAGGCCGCACTCGGCGGCAAGATCGACGGCGAGTTGGTGGACACGTCCACGCTGATCGATCGCGACGTGGCGCTCGCCATCGTCACCGAAAAAGACCTCGACGGTCTCGACATCATTCGTCACTCTGCGGCGCACTTGCTCGCGTACGCGGTGAAGGATCTGTACCCGGAAGCGCAAGTCACAATCGGTCCGGTGATCGACAACGGCTTTTACTACGACTTCGCCTACAGCCGTCCCTTCACGCCTGAAGATCTCGAGAAGATCGAAAAGCGCATGCAGGAACTCGCGAAGAAAGACGAGCCGGTCTCGCGCCGCGTGGTGACGCGCGGCGAAGCGGTGGACTATTTCAAGAGCATCGGCGAAAAGTACAAGGCCGAGATCATTGAGTCGATCCCTGTTACCGATGAAATCAGGTTGTACTCGCATGGCGGTTTCACCGACCTGTGCCGCGGCCCGCACGTGCCGTCCACCGGCAAGCTGAAGGTCTTCAAGCTGATGAAGGTGGCCGGCGCCTACTGGCGCGGCGATTCGAAGAACGAACAGCTGCAGCGCATTTACGGTACGGCCTGGACGAAGAAGGAAGACCAGGAAGCGTATCTGCACATGCTCGAAGAGGCGGAGAAGCGCGATCACCGCAAGCTCGGCAAGCAACTCGATCTGTTCCACATGCAGGACGAGTCGCCGGGCATGGTGTTCTGGCATCCGCGCGGCTGGACGCTGTGGCAGCAGGTCGAGCAGTACATGCGCCGCCGCGTGAACGGCGCCGGCTACCTCGAAATCAAGACGCCGATGATCATGGACCGCTCGTTGTGGGAAGCGTCGGGCCACTGGCAGAACTATCGTGAAAACATGTTCACGACGGAATCGGAAAAGCGCGACTACGCGATCAAGCCGATGAACTGTCCGGGTCACGTGCAGGTGTTCAATCACGGTCTGCGCTCGTATCGCGATCTGCCGCTGCGTTACGCGGAATTCGGCTCGTGCCATCGCAATGAATCGTCGGGCGCGCTGCACGGTCTGATGCGCGTGCGCGGCTTCGTGCAGGACGACGCACACATTTTCTGTACCGAAGACCAGTTCATCAGCGAATCGATCGCGTTCAATACGCTGGCGATGAGCGTGTACAAGGACTTCGGCTTCGATCACATCGACATCAAGCTGTCGCTGCGCCCGGATGCGCGCGCCGGCACGGATGAAACGTGGGATCGCGCGGAGCAAGGCCTGCGCGAAGCGCTGACCGCCTGCGGCGTGACCTGGGAAGAGTTGCAGGGCGAGGGCGCGTTCTACGGCCCGAAGGTCGAGTACCACATCAAGGACGCGCTTGGCCGCTCGTGGCAATGCGGCACGTTGCAGCTCGATATGGTGCTGCCGGAGCGTCTGGGTGCTGAATATGTGGCAGAAGACAACAGTCGCCGCCGGCCGATCATGTTGCACCGGGCAATCGTCGGATCAATGGAGCGTTTTCTCGGTATTCTGATCGAGCACCATGCTGGTGCAATGCCGTCATGGCTCGCACCGATGCAGGTTGTGGTGATGAATATCGCGGAAAGTCAGGCCGAATATGCACAGTCTCTAGCCCAATCGTTGCAAAAACAAGGGGTTAGAGTGGAGGCTGATTTGCGAAACGAGAAGATTAGCTATAAAATACGGGAGCACACGCTGGAAAAGGTGCCGTATCTCCTTGTGGTCGGCGATAAAGAGCGTGATGCCCAAACGGTAGCCGTGCGTGCCCGTGGTGGTGTCGATCTGGGTGTGATGCCCCTCGATGCCTTCATTGAGCGTCTGCGTCAGGACGTGCAGTCGTTCAACTGA